The following proteins are encoded in a genomic region of Drosophila miranda strain MSH22 chromosome 4, D.miranda_PacBio2.1, whole genome shotgun sequence:
- the LOC108161566 gene encoding magnesium transporter NIPA2, translated as MSSEASSLQMDQTQAASMPVAGPSLAPPVTLAAPLTNTDFYIGVGLAISSCFFIGSSFIIKKKALIRLSRFGEVRASAGGFGYLREWIWWAGLLTMGLGEAANFAAYAFAPASLVTPLGALSVIISSVMASRFLNEKLNLLGKIGCFLCILGSTIIVIHSPKEKEVEDLQLLFDMLQDPVFILYVICIIGSTAFVACFIAPRHGHTNVVVYIFLCSGIGSLTVMSCKALGLAIRQTLDNDGNVFLTWMPWFLIVITVTFIAIQMNYLNKALDIFNTSIVTPVYYVMFTTLVITASAILFKEFTNMRFDDILGDVCGFLIVITAVFLLNAFRDIDITFNDVRGLMRPKMQRVSQYDDEVLVTTSIKERRLSYGSGDVFRKA; from the exons ATGAGTAGCGAAGCCTCATCACTGCAGATGGACCAGACGCAGGCAGCCAGCATGCCAGTAGCTGGACCCAGCCTGGCCCCGCCCGTCACACTGGCGGCGCCTTTGACGAATACAGACTTCTACATAGGAGTGGGCCTGGCTATTTCGTCCTGCTTCTTCATCGGCTCCAGCTTCATTATCAAGAAGAAAGCCCTCATTCGACTGAGTAGGTTTGGAGAGGTGCGGGCATCGGCTGGCGGATTTGGCTACTTACGCGAGTGGATCTGGTGGGCGGGGCTGCTGACAA TGGGCCTGGGTGAGGCGGCTAACTTTGCCGCCTACGCCTTTGCGCCCGCTTCCCTGGTGACCCCCCTGGGGGCACTGAGTGTGATTATTTCGTCGGTGATGGCCTCCAGGTTTCTCAACGAGAAACTGAATCTGCTGGGGAAAATTGGCTGCTTTCTATGCATACTCGGGTCTACCATCATAGTGATACACTCGCCCAAGGAGAAGGAGGTGGAGGACCTGCAACTACTCTTCGACATGCTGCAGGATCCAGTGTTCATTTTGTATGTGATCTGCATCATTGGCTCCACTGCCTTTGTGGCCTGCTTTATCGCCCCACGACATGGCCATACGAACGTTGTGGTTTACATATTTTTGTGCTCGGGCATTGGCTCGTTGACCGTCATGTCCTGCAAGGCTCTCGGTCTGGCCATTCGACAGACCCTGGACAACGATGGCAATGTCTTTCTCACCTGGATGCCGTGGTTCCTGATTGTCATCACCGTCACCTTCATTGCCATTCAGATGAACTATCTGAACAAGGCGCTGGACATTTTCAATACCAGCATCGTGACGCCTGTCTATTATGTGATGTTCACGACTCTGGTGATAACCGCCTCGGCAATACTTTTCAAGGAGTTTACCAACATGCGGTTCGACGACATCCTCGGCGATGTGTGCGGCTTTCTCATAGTCATTACCGCCGTATTCCTGCTGAACGCCTTCAGGGATATCGATATAACGTTTAACGATGTGCGGGGCTTGATGCGACCCAAGATGCAGAGAGTTTCCCAGTACGACGACGAGGTTTTGGTAACGACCAGCATTAAGGAGCGGCGCCTCTCATACGGATCCGGTGATGTCTTCCGCAAGGCATGA
- the LOC108161567 gene encoding phosphatidylethanolamine-binding protein homolog F40A3.3, whose translation MSLLRLKLLRNIQTYAIGPHWRDFLKASSAVNVNFTIAPAAIRTATTFAEKEYRLRIVGHLSSAFNLRKYSCGSIGKTMEENCVVPDVIAKAPKATATVQYPCDIVVKPGMVLTPTQVKDQPCVKWDAVASKLYTLCMTDPDAPSRKDPKFREWHHWLVGNIPGGDIAKGEVLSAYVGSGPPPDTGLHRYVFLIYEQKCKLDFDEKRLPNTSGDGRGGFKIAKFAEKYNLGDPVAGNLYQAEYDDYVPILYKQLGA comes from the coding sequence ATGAGTCTCTTGCGCTTGAAGCTGTTGCGCAACATCCAAACATACGCGATTGGACCGCACTGGAGAGATTTTCTTAAGGCTTCCTCCGCTGTGAATGTCAACTTTACCATAGCGCCGGCCGCCATTAGAACAGCCACAACATTTGCCGAAAAAGAATATCGTCTGCGTATCGTCGGTCATTTGTCTTCTGCATTTAATTTACGCAAGTATTCGTGTGGATCGATAGGAAAAACCATGGAAGAGAACTGCGTGGTACCCGATGTCATTGCCAAGGCACCAAAGGCCACTGCAACTGTGCAATATCCGTGCGACATTGTCGTAAAGCCCGGCATGGTGCTGACGCCCACACAGGTGAAGGATCAGCCGTGCGTGAAGTGGGATGCCGTTGCCAGCAAGCTGTACACCTTGTGCATGACCGACCCGGACGCACCCAGCCGCAAGGATCCCAAGTTCCGCGAGTGGCACCACTGGCTGGTGGGCAACATTCCCGGCGGCGACATTGCCAAGGGCGAGGTCCTGTCCGCCTACGTTGGCTCGGGACCCCCGCCAGACACTGGCTTGCATCGCTACGTGTTCCTCATCTACGAGCAGAAGTGCAAGCTCGACTTCGACGAGAAGCGTTTGCCCAACACCAGCGGCGATGGACGCGGCGGCTTCAAGATTGCCAAATTCGCCGAGAAGTACAATCTCGGCGACCCGGTGGCCGGCAATCTGTACCAGGCCGAGTACGATGACTATGTGCCCATTCTGTACAAGCAGTTGGGTGCCTAA
- the LOC108161564 gene encoding GATA zinc finger domain-containing protein 14 isoform X2 — MDFRNKNDVYGIGQRRLGIGNSIGSGSGLGAAFYAPNFGNDGGGFSYNNSNTNNMQLDRGHNQGFGNRNSSPDMGGNFNRNRSTNDNNFSYNDNNRQRDLEMISRDAASNSYLRGLENRSNFNSNNNNNNQNQRYINSNDSFGDSQQRRDFDDNFRGGGSSGNLGISRDLPSNFGNFGRTDNNDSPSFGNRNSSNTNFGDNNGRYFNDAPRNQSRSNNVGGPSDDVANFIDNYRGGPRSQNFGDQRSSNFNNADSYGGAGGGGNFNDNFRGNNYGNSGSNDFGPPGGFNNNIGMNNVGPSGGNFGNNNSRNFAQNDRRNFNDGNARNNSWNNSNTQQSSSLQDSGYQSAGNGNGNGNGNGNGNLSAWEASQRAYNSKRNQNPPKKNLNNGGVVRKPVPAPAIQNIQGIRANPKTVALITSNATRNPAVRNAVGAGGNARIAGGPGANPRNAGGPGPNPRNALGPGLNARNAVARIVGTLQTLSNVVGNQMKVKNVGPNQRKPNNVGPNQGRPQNAVNASRNPRRVRARNAGKPRPPVVNNAQPKGQTVAGAAPRPGQKRPAPAAVAAPAAVSSPLSKSERKWLKVARKRGFLMGGFKLPYLLNGDPKKLPQFEDESYAVAFFEQTFIYSTNPYAGEEEFTEAAVVINEDSDDEAVKAARKIHRRTRKRLRTDLVVVHQSTSTMDWPSWWKEYKTLGEEIDKQLKACGNLNLEHSFLPNFPKLTTEQVIEAVIKSAHFGLEKNVDVPFDTMKTIFTLMNLTFLENLTDANKEEIQNIIRNIPNALWVHKMRSMINLWAKYKQVAEPSTATDAEAKEEHSRLQQATAREWKSPGFHWVAKQAFDELVSISAAEWKDHATLFPKLE, encoded by the exons ATGGACTTTCGCAACAAGAATGACGTTTATGGCATCGGCCAGCGTCGTTTGGGAATTGGTAACTCAatcggctctggctctggatTGGGTGCCGCATTTTATGCGCCAAACTTCGGCAACGATGGTGGTGGCTTcagctacaacaacagcaacaccaacaacatgcaGCTGGACCGCGGCCATAATCAAGGATTTGGTAACAGGAACTCGAGCCCAGATATGGGGGGAAACTTTAATCGTAATCGTTCCACAAACGACAACAATTTTTCCTACAACGACAACAATCGCCAGCGGGACTTGGAGATGATCTCGCGAGATGCCGCCTCGAATAGCTATTTGCGGGGCCTAGAAAACCGCTCCAACTTCAAttccaacaacaataacaacaaccaGAATCAGCGCTATATCAATTCCAATGATAGCTTTGGCGATAGCCAGCAGCGACGAGACTTTGACGACAATTTCCGTGGTGGCGGCTCATCGGGAAATTTGGGCATTTCCCGGGACCTGCCGAGCAATTTTGGGAACTTTGGTCGTACCGACAACAATGATTCCCCAAGTTTTGGCAACCGGAATTCG TCGAACACCAACTTTGGCGACAACAATGGGCGTTACTTCAATGATGCCCCACGGAACCAGAGTCGTTCCAATAACGTTGGTGGCCCCTCCGACGATGTGGCCAACTTTATTGACAATTATCGCGGTGGCCCCAGGTCGCAAAACTTTGGGGATCAGCGCTCCTCCAACTTTAATAATGCCGACTCTTATGGCGGTGCCGGAGGCGGCGGCAATTTTAATGACAATTTCCGTGGCAATAATTACGGAAACTCTGGCTCCAACGACTTTGGACCTCCTGGCGGCTTTAACAACAATATTGGCATGAATAATGTCGGTCCATCTGGTGGCAATTttggcaacaacaacagccgaAACTTTGCCCAGAACGATCGGCGCAACTTCAACGATGGCAACGCCCGGAATAACTCTTGGAACAACTCCAATACGCAGCAATCGTCTTCATTGCAAGACTCTGGATATCAGTCAGCTGGcaacggcaatggcaatggaaacggcaacggcaatggCAATCTGTCTGCCTGGGAGGCCAGCCAGCGAGCCTACAACTCGAAGCGGAATCAGAATCCACCCAAAAAGAACCTAAACAACGGCGGCGTTGTCCGCAAACCGGTCCCGGCACCAGCAATACAAAATATTCAAGGTATTCGAGCAAATCCAAAAACGGTGGCCTTGATCACGTCCAATGCGACTAGAAATCCAGCAGTACGGAATGCTGTCGGTGCCGGTGGCAATGCACGCATCGCCGGCGGACCTGGAGCCAATCCACGGAATGCCGGCGGTCCCGGACCCAACCCAAGGAACGCTCTGGGTCCCGGCCTCAATGCACGCAATGCCGTCGCACGCATTGTTGGAACCTTGCAGACCCTGAGCAATGTTGTGGGCAATCAAATGAAGGTAAAGAACGTCGGACCCAATCAAAGGAAGCCAAACAATGTCGGGCCGAATCAAGGCCGGCCACAGAACGCTGTCAATGCCAGTAGGAATCCGCGTCGAGTCAGAGCCAGGAACGCTGGCAAACCCAGGCCCCCAGTGGTCAACAATGCCCAACCAAAGGGTCAGACCGTCGCTGGTGCAGCACCACGACCTG GACAAAAGCGTCCTGCcccagcagcagttgcagcaccagcagctgtCAGCTCGCCGCTTTCAAAGTCTGAGAGAAAGTGGCTAAAGGTGGCCCGTAAGCGTGGTTTCCTTATGGGCGGCTTTAAGCTGCCATATCTCCTCAATGGGGATCCGAAGAAACTTCCGCAGTTTGAGGACGAATCGTATGCGGTGGCCTTCTTTGAGCAGACCTTCATTTACAGTACAAACCCATACGCCGGTGAGGAGGAGTTCACCGAGGCAGCTGTCGTTATCAATGAGGATTCGGATGACGAAGCGGTCAAGGCTGCGCGTAAGATCCACAGGCGTACCAGGAAACGTCTGCGCACCGATTTGGTGGTCGTTCATCAGTCGACCAGCACCATGGACTGGCCCAGTTGGTGGAAAGAGTACAAGACCCTTGGGGAGGAGATTGACAAACAGTTGAAGGCCTGTGGCAATCTCAATCTCGAACACAGCTTCTTGCCCAATTTCCCGAAGCTAACCACTGAACAGGTGATCGAAGCTGTCATCAAGTCGGCGCACTTTGGATTGGAGAAGAATGTGGATGTGCCGTTCGATACCATGAAGACAATTTTCACGCTGATGAATCTAACGTTTTTGGAGAACCTGACGGATGCGAACAAAGAGGAAATCCAGAATATAATACGCAACATACCCAATGCTCTTTGGGTACACAAGATGCGCAGCATGATCAATCTGTGGGCCAAATATAAGCAAGTCGCGGAGCCTTCCACGGCCACAGATGCCGAGGCCAAGGAGGAGCATAGCCGTCTGCAGCAGGCCACGGCCCGTGAATGGAAGAGTCCCGGCTTCCATTGGGTGGCCAAGCAGGCCTTTGATGAACTTGTG TCTATTAGCGCTGCCGAGTGGAAGGATCATGCTACACTCTTTCCAAAACTAGAGTAA
- the LOC108161564 gene encoding probable cyclin-dependent serine/threonine-protein kinase DDB_G0292550 isoform X1: MDFRNKNDVYGIGQRRLGIGNSIGSGSGLGAAFYAPNFGNDGGGFSYNNSNTNNMQLDRGHNQGFGNRNSSPDMGGNFNRNRSTNDNNFSYNDNNRQRDLEMISRDAASNSYLRGLENRSNFNSNNNNNNQNQRYINSNDSFGDSQQRRDFDDNFRGGGSSGNLGISRDLPSNFGNFGRTDNNDSPSFGNRNSVSSNFNSDFRNFDNNYRGPQSNTNFGDNNGRYFNDAPRNQSRSNNVGGPSDDVANFIDNYRGGPRSQNFGDQRSSNFNNADSYGGAGGGGNFNDNFRGNNYGNSGSNDFGPPGGFNNNIGMNNVGPSGGNFGNNNSRNFAQNDRRNFNDGNARNNSWNNSNTQQSSSLQDSGYQSAGNGNGNGNGNGNGNLSAWEASQRAYNSKRNQNPPKKNLNNGGVVRKPVPAPAIQNIQGIRANPKTVALITSNATRNPAVRNAVGAGGNARIAGGPGANPRNAGGPGPNPRNALGPGLNARNAVARIVGTLQTLSNVVGNQMKVKNVGPNQRKPNNVGPNQGRPQNAVNASRNPRRVRARNAGKPRPPVVNNAQPKGQTVAGAAPRPGQKRPAPAAVAAPAAVSSPLSKSERKWLKVARKRGFLMGGFKLPYLLNGDPKKLPQFEDESYAVAFFEQTFIYSTNPYAGEEEFTEAAVVINEDSDDEAVKAARKIHRRTRKRLRTDLVVVHQSTSTMDWPSWWKEYKTLGEEIDKQLKACGNLNLEHSFLPNFPKLTTEQVIEAVIKSAHFGLEKNVDVPFDTMKTIFTLMNLTFLENLTDANKEEIQNIIRNIPNALWVHKMRSMINLWAKYKQVAEPSTATDAEAKEEHSRLQQATAREWKSPGFHWVAKQAFDELVSISAAEWKDHATLFPKLE; the protein is encoded by the exons ATGGACTTTCGCAACAAGAATGACGTTTATGGCATCGGCCAGCGTCGTTTGGGAATTGGTAACTCAatcggctctggctctggatTGGGTGCCGCATTTTATGCGCCAAACTTCGGCAACGATGGTGGTGGCTTcagctacaacaacagcaacaccaacaacatgcaGCTGGACCGCGGCCATAATCAAGGATTTGGTAACAGGAACTCGAGCCCAGATATGGGGGGAAACTTTAATCGTAATCGTTCCACAAACGACAACAATTTTTCCTACAACGACAACAATCGCCAGCGGGACTTGGAGATGATCTCGCGAGATGCCGCCTCGAATAGCTATTTGCGGGGCCTAGAAAACCGCTCCAACTTCAAttccaacaacaataacaacaaccaGAATCAGCGCTATATCAATTCCAATGATAGCTTTGGCGATAGCCAGCAGCGACGAGACTTTGACGACAATTTCCGTGGTGGCGGCTCATCGGGAAATTTGGGCATTTCCCGGGACCTGCCGAGCAATTTTGGGAACTTTGGTCGTACCGACAACAATGATTCCCCAAGTTTTGGCAACCGGAATTCGGTGAGTTCTAATTTCAATTCCGATTTCCGTAACTTCGACAACAACTATCGTGGCCCACAGTCGAACACCAACTTTGGCGACAACAATGGGCGTTACTTCAATGATGCCCCACGGAACCAGAGTCGTTCCAATAACGTTGGTGGCCCCTCCGACGATGTGGCCAACTTTATTGACAATTATCGCGGTGGCCCCAGGTCGCAAAACTTTGGGGATCAGCGCTCCTCCAACTTTAATAATGCCGACTCTTATGGCGGTGCCGGAGGCGGCGGCAATTTTAATGACAATTTCCGTGGCAATAATTACGGAAACTCTGGCTCCAACGACTTTGGACCTCCTGGCGGCTTTAACAACAATATTGGCATGAATAATGTCGGTCCATCTGGTGGCAATTttggcaacaacaacagccgaAACTTTGCCCAGAACGATCGGCGCAACTTCAACGATGGCAACGCCCGGAATAACTCTTGGAACAACTCCAATACGCAGCAATCGTCTTCATTGCAAGACTCTGGATATCAGTCAGCTGGcaacggcaatggcaatggaaacggcaacggcaatggCAATCTGTCTGCCTGGGAGGCCAGCCAGCGAGCCTACAACTCGAAGCGGAATCAGAATCCACCCAAAAAGAACCTAAACAACGGCGGCGTTGTCCGCAAACCGGTCCCGGCACCAGCAATACAAAATATTCAAGGTATTCGAGCAAATCCAAAAACGGTGGCCTTGATCACGTCCAATGCGACTAGAAATCCAGCAGTACGGAATGCTGTCGGTGCCGGTGGCAATGCACGCATCGCCGGCGGACCTGGAGCCAATCCACGGAATGCCGGCGGTCCCGGACCCAACCCAAGGAACGCTCTGGGTCCCGGCCTCAATGCACGCAATGCCGTCGCACGCATTGTTGGAACCTTGCAGACCCTGAGCAATGTTGTGGGCAATCAAATGAAGGTAAAGAACGTCGGACCCAATCAAAGGAAGCCAAACAATGTCGGGCCGAATCAAGGCCGGCCACAGAACGCTGTCAATGCCAGTAGGAATCCGCGTCGAGTCAGAGCCAGGAACGCTGGCAAACCCAGGCCCCCAGTGGTCAACAATGCCCAACCAAAGGGTCAGACCGTCGCTGGTGCAGCACCACGACCTG GACAAAAGCGTCCTGCcccagcagcagttgcagcaccagcagctgtCAGCTCGCCGCTTTCAAAGTCTGAGAGAAAGTGGCTAAAGGTGGCCCGTAAGCGTGGTTTCCTTATGGGCGGCTTTAAGCTGCCATATCTCCTCAATGGGGATCCGAAGAAACTTCCGCAGTTTGAGGACGAATCGTATGCGGTGGCCTTCTTTGAGCAGACCTTCATTTACAGTACAAACCCATACGCCGGTGAGGAGGAGTTCACCGAGGCAGCTGTCGTTATCAATGAGGATTCGGATGACGAAGCGGTCAAGGCTGCGCGTAAGATCCACAGGCGTACCAGGAAACGTCTGCGCACCGATTTGGTGGTCGTTCATCAGTCGACCAGCACCATGGACTGGCCCAGTTGGTGGAAAGAGTACAAGACCCTTGGGGAGGAGATTGACAAACAGTTGAAGGCCTGTGGCAATCTCAATCTCGAACACAGCTTCTTGCCCAATTTCCCGAAGCTAACCACTGAACAGGTGATCGAAGCTGTCATCAAGTCGGCGCACTTTGGATTGGAGAAGAATGTGGATGTGCCGTTCGATACCATGAAGACAATTTTCACGCTGATGAATCTAACGTTTTTGGAGAACCTGACGGATGCGAACAAAGAGGAAATCCAGAATATAATACGCAACATACCCAATGCTCTTTGGGTACACAAGATGCGCAGCATGATCAATCTGTGGGCCAAATATAAGCAAGTCGCGGAGCCTTCCACGGCCACAGATGCCGAGGCCAAGGAGGAGCATAGCCGTCTGCAGCAGGCCACGGCCCGTGAATGGAAGAGTCCCGGCTTCCATTGGGTGGCCAAGCAGGCCTTTGATGAACTTGTG TCTATTAGCGCTGCCGAGTGGAAGGATCATGCTACACTCTTTCCAAAACTAGAGTAA
- the LOC108161563 gene encoding PIH1 domain-containing protein 1 isoform X2 codes for MARRTNFIDGSDSFREQNLRFVRNEFEDNVNQFFGGANPSYNKQQQQQAPPRDALIVQPTPGFCMKSFKVNSTEKFFINVCQASEVPAPEDVTEEELIAILESPTPGSFRVPMSISDPRHTKDRSDKTVDVCDIAINPEFLVKIQKSQLFKNFFQQLAAEALSEKYNVQISMEKIITLNNRKFVGTLVSHRVRNADVKHVQSLSGKPAAIEAGKDQKASSKLVQEIDDKYAAAIRKIRQTAELQYKLRAQLRDDAVHEIQAEIYLPNCVSSHEINLDVGEDRIMVESRKHGYVFDKFVNYRLQQDRARGLFDKTSKCNYLSDATSPHSCLQSKINHRKLMFVLYIHNFNK; via the exons atggCACGCCGCACTAATTTTATTGATGGCAGCGACAGTTTTCGCGAGCAGAATCTACGTTTTGTTCGG AATGAGTTTGAGGATAATGTTAACCAGTTCTTTGGGGGCGCCAACCCATCTTACAataaacagcagcagcagcaggcgccaCCGCGGGACGCTTTGATTGTGCAACCCACACCAG GATTCTGTATGAAGAGCTTCAAGGTGAACAGCACTGAGAAGTTCTTCATCAATGTGTGCCAGGCCTCGGAGGTGCCAGCACCCGAAGATGTCACCGAGGAGGAGCTGATTGCCATACTGGAATCACCGACACCGGGCTCGTTTCGTGTGCCCATGAGCATCTCCGATCCGCGACACACCAAGGATCGGTCAGACAAGACCGTCGATGTCTGCGACATTGCCATCAATCCAGAGTTTTTGGTCAAGATACAGAAATCGCAGCTTTTCAAGAACTTCTTTCAGCAGCTGGCCGCCGAGGCACTCAGCGAGAAGTACAACGTACAGATATCCATGGAAAAGATCATCACCCTGAACAATCGCAAGTTTGTGGGCACCCTGGTCTCGCATCGAGTGCGCAACGCTGATGTGAAACATGTCCAATCCCTGTCCGGTAAACCGGccgctattgaagccggcaaggaTCAGAAGGCGTCTTCGAAATTGGTGCAGGAGATCGATGACAAGTATGCGGCTGCAATCAGGAAGATCCGCCAGACGGCGGAGCTGCAGTACAAGCTACGTGCCCAGCTCCGCGATGATGCTGTTCATGAAATCCAAGCCGAGATCTACCTACCAAATTGT GTCTCCTCGCACGAGATCAACCTGGATGTTGGTGAGGATCGCATCATGGTCGAGTCCCGAAAACACGGCTATGTCTTTGACAAATTTGTCAATTATCGTCTGCAACAGGATCGTGCCCGTGGCCTGTTCGACAAGACAAGCAAG TGTAACTATCTTTCAGATGCTACAAGTCCGCATTCCTGTTTACAGTCAAAAATAAACCATAGAAAACTCATGTTCGTCTtatatattcataattttaataaataa
- the LOC108161563 gene encoding PIH1 domain-containing protein 1 isoform X3 gives MARRTNFIDGSDSFREQNLRFVRNEFEDNVNQFFGGANPSYNKQQQQQAPPRDALIVQPTPGFCMKSFKVNSTEKFFINVCQASEVPAPEDVTEEELIAILESPTPGSFRVPMSISDPRHTKDRSDKTVDVCDIAINPEFLVKIQKSQLFKNFFQQLAAEALSEKYNVQISMEKIITLNNRKFVGTLVSHRVRNADVKHVQSLSGKPAAIEAGKDQKASSKLVQEIDDKYAAAIRKIRQTAELQYKLRAQLRDDAVHEIQAEIYLPNCVSSHEINLDVGEDRIMVESRKHGYVFDKFVNYRLQQDRARGLFDKTSKMLQVRIPVYSQK, from the exons atggCACGCCGCACTAATTTTATTGATGGCAGCGACAGTTTTCGCGAGCAGAATCTACGTTTTGTTCGG AATGAGTTTGAGGATAATGTTAACCAGTTCTTTGGGGGCGCCAACCCATCTTACAataaacagcagcagcagcaggcgccaCCGCGGGACGCTTTGATTGTGCAACCCACACCAG GATTCTGTATGAAGAGCTTCAAGGTGAACAGCACTGAGAAGTTCTTCATCAATGTGTGCCAGGCCTCGGAGGTGCCAGCACCCGAAGATGTCACCGAGGAGGAGCTGATTGCCATACTGGAATCACCGACACCGGGCTCGTTTCGTGTGCCCATGAGCATCTCCGATCCGCGACACACCAAGGATCGGTCAGACAAGACCGTCGATGTCTGCGACATTGCCATCAATCCAGAGTTTTTGGTCAAGATACAGAAATCGCAGCTTTTCAAGAACTTCTTTCAGCAGCTGGCCGCCGAGGCACTCAGCGAGAAGTACAACGTACAGATATCCATGGAAAAGATCATCACCCTGAACAATCGCAAGTTTGTGGGCACCCTGGTCTCGCATCGAGTGCGCAACGCTGATGTGAAACATGTCCAATCCCTGTCCGGTAAACCGGccgctattgaagccggcaaggaTCAGAAGGCGTCTTCGAAATTGGTGCAGGAGATCGATGACAAGTATGCGGCTGCAATCAGGAAGATCCGCCAGACGGCGGAGCTGCAGTACAAGCTACGTGCCCAGCTCCGCGATGATGCTGTTCATGAAATCCAAGCCGAGATCTACCTACCAAATTGT GTCTCCTCGCACGAGATCAACCTGGATGTTGGTGAGGATCGCATCATGGTCGAGTCCCGAAAACACGGCTATGTCTTTGACAAATTTGTCAATTATCGTCTGCAACAGGATCGTGCCCGTGGCCTGTTCGACAAGACAAGCAAG ATGCTACAAGTCCGCATTCCTGTTTACAGTCAAAAATAA
- the LOC108161563 gene encoding basic salivary proline-rich protein 1 isoform X1, which produces MARRTNFIDGSDSFREQNLRFVRNEFEDNVNQFFGGANPSYNKQQQQQAPPRDALIVQPTPDGHELDSRRQFLRQLGASPAVAHALAMRTLEVPNFDLRHFQRRRYRLTVELGDRQSQPEIDAVVLQSIGTLVEKSEQNRIQSRPRPRTPSPPRNINWHNNRDISPQQIERSRPRTRDVDDNIRGRPRGAPGLREILPSGPIDAGPPPGRRNDVPPAGRRDDNFPPGRRDVVPQGRRNDSPPVPHGRRNDCQPAPRINVPQGRRNDVSPGRRDAVPFGPIDNISPARRGGHRDAIPSANVPIVRRNEAQPGRREAAPSGPRNHIQPVPRENVPQGRRDAAPKGPRDNVPAARRNNRSDAVPPAPRDIVPPTRRNAVPQGRRNTVISGARENVPSGRRAPPGPGAAIPTVPMDSMPPRGQPIAAAGPIKTVPPVRIDPVPQVGRKQVGPQGPSAVLPPVRGKPAHPDA; this is translated from the exons atggCACGCCGCACTAATTTTATTGATGGCAGCGACAGTTTTCGCGAGCAGAATCTACGTTTTGTTCGG AATGAGTTTGAGGATAATGTTAACCAGTTCTTTGGGGGCGCCAACCCATCTTACAataaacagcagcagcagcaggcgccaCCGCGGGACGCTTTGATTGTGCAACCCACACCAG ACGGCCATGAGCTGGACAGTCGTCGCCAGTTCCTGCGCCAGTTGGGCGCCAGTCCGGCAGTGGCACACGCCCTGGCCATGCGCACCCTCGAGGTGCCCAATTTCGATCTGCGCCACTTCCAGCGGCGCCGCTATCGCTTGACCGTCGAACTGGGCGACCGACAGTCGCAGCCCGAAATTGATGCCGTTGTGCTTCAGTCTATCGGCACTCTGGTGGAGAAGTCCGAACAGAATCGTATTCAGAGTCGTCCACGTCCACGCACACCGTCGCCGCCGCGCAACATCAACTGGCACAACAATCGCGACATATCGCCGCAGCAGATTGAACGATCACGTCCACGCACACGAGATGTCGATGATAATATTCGGGGCCGTCCCAGGGGCGCACCAGGTCTCAGGGAGATCCTTCCATCAGGCCCAATAGACGCTGGCCCACCCCCAGGACGCAGGAATGATGTGCCACCGGCAGGCCGCCGGGATGACAATTTCCCGCCAGGACGCAGAGATGTTGTTCCACAAGGACGCAGGAATGATAGTCCACCGGTTCCACATGGTCGCAGGAATGATTGTCAACCTGCTCCAAGAATAAACGTTCCCCAAGGTCGCAGGAATGATGTATCACCAGGACGCAGAGATGCTGTTCCTTTTGGTCCTATCGACAATATTTCACCAGCTCGCAGGGGTGGTCACAGAGATGCTATTCCATCTGCAAATGTACCAATAGTACGCCGGAATGAAGCCCAACCAGGACGCAGAGAGGCTGCTCCTTCTGGTCCCAGAAATCATATTCAACCCGTTCCCAGAGAGAATGTTCCACAAGGTCGCAGAGATGCTGCTCCTAAGGGGCCCAGAGACAATGTTCCAGCAGCACGCAGGAATAATCGCAGCGACGCTGTTCCACCTGCTCCCAGAGATATTGTACCACCAACACGCCGGAATGCTGTTCCACAAGGACGCAGAAATACTGTTATTTCTGGTGCCAGAGAGAATGTACCATCGGGGCGCAGAGCACCACCAGGTCCCGGCGCGGCAATCCCAACAGTTCCCATGGACTCAATGCCTCCTCGTGGCCAGCCGATTGCTGCAGCAGGTCCCATAAAGACCGTTCCGCCAGTTCGCATTGACCCTGTCCCACAAGTAGGACGGAAGCAGGTTGGTCCACAAGGTCCCAGTGCGGTACTGCCACCAGTGCGCGGAAAACCTGCCCACCCGGACGCGTAG